Genomic window (Micrococcales bacterium):
GACAACACAAGTCACCGCCTGATCACCCGGCAGATCGACATAGAACCCACCCGACACACCAGCCGCATTAGTAGTCGCGACGCTTTGGCTCGGATTATTGGTTAGATGACAAGTCGCCACCAGCCCCGACTGTTGTAGCAACTCCCAATCAGTCTTATTGGATTGAGTCACCAAAACCGTGGTAGTGCCCGTAGCCGAAGTCACTGGCAAAGGCAACGCCGCCAAACCCGAAGCGTTGGTCGTGTCCTGAACCTGGGCCGTGGTGCCAATCGCCGCCGTGTAATGCCAACCCTGGGCCGGCGAACCAGTGGTGGCATTCACCGACGCCTTGTCCTGGTTAGGAGAAGCTTCACGCGACAACACTTGTAGCGGGGCAGTGAAATACTGGCCGTTCACCACAACACAAGTCACCGCCTGGTCACCCGGCAGGTCCACATAGAACCCACCAGGCACACCAGCCGCATTAGTGGTCGTGACGCTTTGACTTGGACTATTGGTCAGATAACAAGTCGCCACCAGACCAGACTGCTCAAGCAACTCCCAATCGGTCTTGTTTGTCTGGGTCACCAAAACCGTGGTAGTGCCCGTAGCCGAATTGACTGGCAAAGGCAAAGCGGCCAGGCCAGAAGCGTTGGTCGTGTCCTGAGCCTGGGCCGTGGTGCCAATCGCCGCCATGTAATGCCAACCCGAAGCCGGGCTACCAGTGGTGGCATTCACCGACGACTTGTCCTGGTTAGGCGACGCCTCACGCGACAACACCTGCAACGGGGCAGTGAAATATTGCCCATTGACGAAAACACAAGTCGCTATTTCGCCGGCCGGTAGGTCAAGGAAAAAGCTATCGCCCGGCCCAGGAGTCGTGGACAGGATCGTGTTCTGGTCAGATTTGAGAAAACACGTGGCGTTCACACCGGACTGTTGCAGCAGTTCCCAGCCGATTTTTGTTGTTTGAGTGACAAGCACCCGGGTGGTGGTGTTCGGTGTGATCGGGACTGGCAGGCTGACCAGACCGGTGTCGTCAGTGGTCCCGTCGACCTGCTCGCCGCTCGAAACGACCTGGGCGGTGTAATGCCAATCCGAAGCCGCAGCACCGGTCAGCCTGTTTACATATGCCTTGTTCTGGTTGACGGGCGCCTCACGCGCTTCGATTTCCAGGGCGGCGGTGCATCGGCCGGCAGCTATTTCCTCGAGATATGTCGACACCTGGGCAAAATTGGCGGCCAAATAGTAGTCACTGTCCAGTGTCCGTCCACTTATGGACTGGAGTGAAGTGGGTGAAACCGAGACTTGGCCCACGCCAAATCCAATCACCCGTGTCCCGGCCAGTTTGAGGGCATTGGCAGCCTGGGCGCCGGCTGGGTCGTCTGACGGGGCGCCGTCTGTCATGAAAATGACCACGTCGGTTGGGTTACCAGCATTGATCACATTGCGCAAAGGGGGGCCATAGTTGGTGCCACCAGTGGCCCGCCACCCACTGTAAGTAGCCTTGACCTGGTCGGCCCCCGCTTGTGTGCGAATCGAAATGGGCGTTGTCCGATTAGTCATTCCGGGGATTGGAGAAACGTTTGAGAAGGAATAGACCGTGAAGGTCGTGTCTGTCCCGGTCAAGGCGTCGACAAAGACGTCGGCCGCGTTGGTCATGTCCCGCTCGTAGCCGGCCATTGACCCGGAATAGTCCATCACCAATGCCACGTTGAGTGAACAGCCGGCCGGCAGGGGCGGGTTCGGGGCAACCAAATGGAGTGCCGGCTGCTGCAGCGTGCGGCCGAACCTGTTGTTCATGATGCTTGTTTGGAACTGGCTGGCCGGATTGGCGGTGTTGTGAACAAAGACCCACCATTCGCTGCCGGCAGGTGTTTGCACTCTCCAAGTCTCGCCTGAGTGGTTCTGGTGGTAGGAGGCAGGCACAAAGAAACTGCAAAAGCCGGCGGTATCAGACACACAGGTCGACCAGTTTTCACCGACCGGCGTCCAGGTTGGTCCCGGACCTAGAACCGCCAGTTCGAGCTCAATCCCCCCCATCGTTAGTGGCTGAGCCGCTACCACGCCAGCGATGTGGGTGCCCCACAGAGGGAACTGTAATTCCACTTCGTCCGGTTCGACCGCCTGGGCCGGCGGAGTCAGGGTTGGCGCCGCTAGCACAGGCACGACCAACGCCAAAACGGCGCCAAAGGCCACCAAGGCTCGAGAAAATAACGTAACGGAGGGGGCGCCTAGACGCCCGACCGGCAGCTCCAGTGCCATCGTCGGTCATCCTTACTGGGTTGTCGAATCGGGACTAGGTTTCCTGAGAGCTTAGTGGTCGACCCGACCCGGGCTGTAGGGCCACGCCGTCGCCACGGGCCAGACTCGGCCCATACAGCGCTTGGTCCGGGCCATCGCCTGCCACTAACCGGGTGTCGAAATGGGCCGTGGTAGTCGCCTGTCGTGGGGTTATGCGATCCGCCCGAGGCCAAAGCGTCACCTGCTACCGATTCCCAGCCGAGCGACATCGGCCGCCCAGAGCCCATCAAAACATCTAGGTGGTAATGCCCACCGTGCCTTGACAACACCACGGTGGCGAGCTGACTCATGCTAGGCGCGGTGCTGCGCCAAGCGGATTCGGCTTGAATGCCTGAGCCGTCTTCCAATCAGCGCCATGGTCAGTGCCAGCAGCACGGTTCCTAGCAGGGGCACCAGGCTGCCGGTAACGGGCAGGCCGCCGGCCGCGGACCCAGGCGGCGACCCAGGCGGCGAGCCCGGCGGCGTGAAACCGGCGTTGGCGGCGTTGCGAATCGTCACGGTGGTGACTGGATCGGCCGCACCGAGTAGCAGCGTCTTCGGGACGACGTCACAGGTCCCCCAGGTCATACCGTCGATCGCCGGTGGGGTGGCCTCAGTGAACGTCAGGGTGTCGCGGTGATGCAGTTTTGGGCCGTTGATGATTTTGCCGTCGGCCGTGATGGTCAAGAACCCGGGCAAAGCGTTGCCGTCGGCATCGGTGGTGACAGGCCGGCCGCTTAGATCTTCCACAGTGTAATCAACCCGGAACTGGGTGCTGGCCGGAACCAAATTGGCGCCGCTGCCGTGGACCACCTTTTGAATACGGAACGAGGCATCAACCTGGGGAAGGATAATCGAAACCCTTGGTGTGGCTTGATTGGCAACCTCAACGACCACCGGGTTGGCAGCGTCCAGCACCAGGGTCGAGGGACTGATGACAACGCTGCCCCAGGTGTAGTCCGCCCCCGGCAGGGCAGGGTCCTCAACAAAGGTAATCCGGTCACCGTGGTGCAGCCCGGACAGCCCGGTGACAATGTCGCCCTTGGCATTAATCGTCACGGTCCCCGTTCCAACTGGGCTGATATCCGGCAGGCAAACGGAAATCAGGGGGTTGGTGACAGTATGTGAATGGCAGGCGTTGTAGTGCACTGTGAACGTTTCGTTATCGTCAACAAGGCCTGTGGCGCCGGTTACCTTCTTGTAGATTTGCCAGTCGAGCGGGACCACGGGCAGCTCGATATCGGGATCCTGCGGGTCGAGCGCGGTGTTGGTGACGCTGATGGTCATGCCCCCGGCGTTGGCGGCATCTAGCCGCAGGCTACTTGGCACTATTTCGACGTTCCCCCAGACCAGGCCGCTTTGTGGGGCCGGCGCTAACTCGGTGACGGTGACCCAATCACCATTGTGCAAATCCTGGGGCGTGCACCACGGAACGCCTGGGACTATCTGGATTGTGGCCGGTAGTGGGTCGCCGTTGGCGTAGGTCGTGACCGGATTGCCATCAAAGTCGACAACAGTGAAGCTGACTGTGAAGGCGGTGCCAGCTGCGACCAGATTCCCCGGATCATCCAGGGTTTTCTCGATACAGAAGGGGACAGTGATAGTTGGATCACCGGTGCTGATGCCCAGGAAAGCCTCATTGGTCACCGTGACGTCGACTGGCGGCGTGGTGTT
Coding sequences:
- a CDS encoding VWA domain-containing protein, yielding MALELPVGRLGAPSVTLFSRALVAFGAVLALVVPVLAAPTLTPPAQAVEPDEVELQFPLWGTHIAGVVAAQPLTMGGIELELAVLGPGPTWTPVGENWSTCVSDTAGFCSFFVPASYHQNHSGETWRVQTPAGSEWWVFVHNTANPASQFQTSIMNNRFGRTLQQPALHLVAPNPPLPAGCSLNVALVMDYSGSMAGYERDMTNAADVFVDALTGTDTTFTVYSFSNVSPIPGMTNRTTPISIRTQAGADQVKATYSGWRATGGTNYGPPLRNVINAGNPTDVVIFMTDGAPSDDPAGAQAANALKLAGTRVIGFGVGQVSVSPTSLQSISGRTLDSDYYLAANFAQVSTYLEEIAAGRCTAALEIEAREAPVNQNKAYVNRLTGAAASDWHYTAQVVSSGEQVDGTTDDTGLVSLPVPITPNTTTRVLVTQTTKIGWELLQQSGVNATCFLKSDQNTILSTTPGPGDSFFLDLPAGEIATCVFVNGQYFTAPLQVLSREASPNQDKSSVNATTGSPASGWHYMAAIGTTAQAQDTTNASGLAALPLPVNSATGTTTVLVTQTNKTDWELLEQSGLVATCYLTNSPSQSVTTTNAAGVPGGFYVDLPGDQAVTCVVVNGQYFTAPLQVLSREASPNQDKASVNATTGSPAQGWHYTAAIGTTAQVQDTTNASGLAALPLPVTSATGTTTVLVTQSNKTDWELLQQSGLVATCHLTNNPSQSVATTNAAGVSGGFYVDLPGDQAVTCVV